One window of the Drosophila miranda strain MSH22 chromosome Y unlocalized genomic scaffold, D.miranda_PacBio2.1 Contig_Y4_pilon, whole genome shotgun sequence genome contains the following:
- the LOC117194919 gene encoding uncharacterized protein LOC117194919 — MKGNNFSLCQDVGVSFTSEACALIYLVDGSTTDTFTDLTKDYTLPVFYDDSRHGPSYMAEAHDVIANSAYTCTEDCTEIYDINGFRITQAADGLVKVTRVDNKCLIRTSPGNGTMGPPGIHCTASLGKTSHLFVR; from the exons ATgaagggcaataacttt TCGCTATGCCAAGATGTGGGTGTGAGCTTCACCAGCGAGGCGTGCGCTCTCATCTACCTGGTGGATGGCAGCACAACCGACACTTTCACCGATCTGACCAAGGACTACACCCTGCCAGTGTTCTATGA CGACTCGCGCCATGGTCCCTCTTATATGGCTGAAGCCCATGACGTGATTGCCAATTCAGCTTACACCTGTACCGAGGATTGCACTGAGATCTATGACATAAACGGATTTCGCATCACCCAGGCAGCCGATGGCCTGGTGAAGGTCACTCGTGTGGACAACAAGTGCTTGATTCGCACCAGTCCCGGCAATGGGACAATGGGACCACCTGGCATCCATTGCACTGCCTCTCTGGGCAAGACCTCGCATCTGTTTGTTCGGTGA
- the LOC117194913 gene encoding uncharacterized protein LOC117194913 isoform X1 — translation MSNISLSSGTDSVGHMDRGSSSSLASSATVGTNTITSGISKECANYPVGSQSARPYVQLPGIHISNPPKYGPGNMQEIHAGKMAHNGKALTGRYNATPTYGFDNEQNYCLNSQQLPSPMPPPPYALARVSSTRNFELENHTPPACPGSGPIAMTNGTIQLRLRDGVRIDMTLDKAVRVLNQRSMVAVALSRNCSNSALIHPMDASCRAALKSK, via the exons ATGAGCAACATCTCGCTTTCCTCCGGCACGGACTCCGTGGGCCACATGGatcgcggcagcagctccagtctcGCTAGCAGCGCCACCGTTGGCACCAACACCATCACCAGCGGCATTTCCAAGGAGTGCGCCAATTACCCCGTCGGCAGTCAGTCGGCCCGTCCATACGTCCAACTGCCGGGCATACACATTTCCAACCCTCCCAAGTACGGGCCAGGGAATATGCAGGAAATACACGCTGGCAAAATGGCGCACAACGGCAAGGCACTCACAGGGCGCTacaatgccacgcccacctatgGCTTCGACAACGAGCAGAACTACTGCCTG AATTCCCAACAGTTGCCGTCTCCAATGCCCCCTCCACCATACGCCTTGGCACGCGTGAGCAGCACACGCAACTTCGAGCTCGAGAACCACACACCGCCGGCATGTCCCGGCTCTGGACCCATTGCCATGACGAACGGCACCATCCAGTTGCGCCTCCGCGATGGCGTGCG CATTGACATGACTCTGGACAAGGCGGTGCGCGTGCTCAATCAGCGCAGCATGGTGGCAGTTGCTCTATcacgcaactgcagcaactcGGCTTTGATCCACCCAATGGACGCATCTTGCAGAGCGGCGCTAAAGTCGAAATAG
- the LOC117194913 gene encoding uncharacterized protein LOC117194913 isoform X2, translating into MSNISLSSGTDSVGHMDRGSSSSLASSATVGTNTITSGISKECANYPVGSQSARPYVQLPGIHISNPPKYGPGNMQEIHAGKMAHNGKALTGRYNATPTYGFDNEQNYCLLPSPMPPPPYALARVSSTRNFELENHTPPACPGSGPIAMTNGTIQLRLRDGVRIDMTLDKAVRVLNQRSMVAVALSRNCSNSALIHPMDASCRAALKSK; encoded by the exons ATGAGCAACATCTCGCTTTCCTCCGGCACGGACTCCGTGGGCCACATGGatcgcggcagcagctccagtctcGCTAGCAGCGCCACCGTTGGCACCAACACCATCACCAGCGGCATTTCCAAGGAGTGCGCCAATTACCCCGTCGGCAGTCAGTCGGCCCGTCCATACGTCCAACTGCCGGGCATACACATTTCCAACCCTCCCAAGTACGGGCCAGGGAATATGCAGGAAATACACGCTGGCAAAATGGCGCACAACGGCAAGGCACTCACAGGGCGCTacaatgccacgcccacctatgGCTTCGACAACGAGCAGAACTACTGCCTG TTGCCGTCTCCAATGCCCCCTCCACCATACGCCTTGGCACGCGTGAGCAGCACACGCAACTTCGAGCTCGAGAACCACACACCGCCGGCATGTCCCGGCTCTGGACCCATTGCCATGACGAACGGCACCATCCAGTTGCGCCTCCGCGATGGCGTGCG CATTGACATGACTCTGGACAAGGCGGTGCGCGTGCTCAATCAGCGCAGCATGGTGGCAGTTGCTCTATcacgcaactgcagcaactcGGCTTTGATCCACCCAATGGACGCATCTTGCAGAGCGGCGCTAAAGTCGAAATAG